One genomic window of uncultured delta proteobacterium includes the following:
- a CDS encoding hypothetical protein (Evidence 5 : No homology to any previously reported sequences), with protein sequence MTMNQARIPDTKSLVARDRVLLYTRGMDIEPEDGVALALESMRRAGRGAGPDKVMAELFGLLRENGGPPAVAGGESLPLVCAPPLNRRTVLPKDMEPLSLTTAIIKWCRTVFTRTAKKDATKDEG encoded by the coding sequence ATGACAATGAACCAGGCACGCATACCGGACACCAAAAGCCTTGTCGCGCGCGACAGGGTCCTTCTCTACACGCGCGGCATGGATATCGAGCCGGAGGACGGCGTGGCCCTCGCGCTGGAAAGTATGCGCCGCGCGGGGCGCGGCGCCGGGCCGGACAAGGTGATGGCAGAATTGTTCGGGCTCTTGCGGGAAAACGGCGGCCCTCCTGCCGTGGCGGGCGGCGAATCCCTGCCGCTGGTATGCGCGCCCCCTCTGAACCGCAGAACCGTTTTGCCGAAAGATATGGAACCCCTCTCGCTCACGACGGCGATCATCAAATGGTGCCGGACGGTTTTTACCCGGACGGCAAAAAAGGATGCTACAAAGGATGAAGGCTGA